From Hermetia illucens chromosome 6, iHerIll2.2.curated.20191125, whole genome shotgun sequence, one genomic window encodes:
- the LOC119659648 gene encoding intraflagellar transport protein 56 produces MILSRGKSDSANSRHDTSAANKKNLPIFEDFIVERDYTGARAYLEFMFDDDDNQKILREQWMAFCSFHLGDYQKALDQYQAIKKEDPTINDITLNVAICMFYLGMYEEAHDLMDIIPNTPLKVRLLFHLAHKLNNEDQLMELHESLRDVVEDQLTLACLHYLRAHYQEAIDIYKRILLDNKEYLAINVYLALCFYKLDYYDMSQEVLDIYLNRHPDSTIAINLKACNRFRLFNGRVAEQEIKNITDNGTFGADLIRHNLVVFRNGEGALQVFPALLNIIPEARLNLAIFYLRRGNIQEAHSLMKEVQPTVPHEYILKGVVHAALGQQLGSKEHIKTAQQNLHLVGSSASECDTIPGRQSMASAFFLYGQFEEVLVYLNSIRSYFVNDDIFNYNYAQAKAATGYFKEAEELFLQINDPEIRNQHTFCMLLARCHIQAGHPEQAWNLFVSRDTNSEAFLLLQLIANDCYKCEEFWVAAKAFDMLEKLDPSPEHWEGKRGACAGALFAVVTDLDKGRPPNGVADIVSILRESNNSQAEVMLKAIRKYASNLK; encoded by the exons ATG ATACTTTCTCGAGGCAAATCGGATTCAGCAAACTCCCGCCATGACACAAGTGCGGCCAACAAAAAGAACTTACCAATCTTTGAGGATTTCATAGTTGAACGTGACTACACCGGAGCCAGGGCTTATTTGGAG TTCATGTTTGACGATGACGATAATCAAAAGATATTGCGTGAACAATGGATGGCTTTCTGCAGTTTCCATCTCGGTGATTATCAGAAAGCCTTGGACCAATACCAGGCAATCAAAAAGGAAGATCCCACCATCAATGATATCACTCTAAACGTAGCCATTTGCATGTTTTACTTGG GCATGTACGAAGAAGCCCATGACTTGATGGACATTATACCCAACACCCCCCTGAAAGTACGTTTACTATTTCACTTGGCCCATAAACTAAATAATGAGGATCAACTTATGGAACTGCATGAATCTCTTCGTGATGTTGTTGAGGACCAGCTGACCCTAGCGTGTCTACATTATCTAAGAGCTCACTATCAGGAGGCCATCGATATCTACAAAAGGATTCTTCTAGATAACAA GGAGTATTTGGCTATAAATGTCTATCTGGCACTCTGCTTTTACAAGCTCGACTACTATGACATGTCGCAAGAGGTCTTGGATATCTACTTGAATAGACATCCCGACAGTACCATTGCTATCAACTTGAAAGCCTGCAATAGATTCCGTCTCTTTAATGGAAGAGTTGCTGAACAGGAGATCAAAAATATCACGGATAATGGAACCTTCGGTGCTGACTTAATCCGTCACAATCTAGTAGTTTTCAGGAATGGCGAAGGAGCTTTGCAGGTGTTTCCAGCTCTACTCAATATCATTCCAGAAGCAAGGTTAAACTTGGCGATTTTCTACTTGAGACGCGGAAATATCCAGGAAGCTCACAGTTTAATGAAAGAAGTCCAACCTACTGTTCCTCATGAGTATATTCTGAAAGGTGTAGTTCACGCTGCTCTTGGACAGCAGCTGGGATCG AAAGAGCACATCAAAACAGCACAACAGAACCTTCATTTGGTCGGCAGTTCAGCTTCCGAGTGTGATACGATTCCCGGTAGGCAAAGCATGGCCTCGGCTTTTTTCCTTTATGGTCAGTTCGAAGAGGTCCTCGTCTATTTGAATTCAATTCGCAGTTACTTCGTCAATGATGATATCTTCAATTACAATTATGCTCAAGCGAAGGCGGCTACAGGTTACTTTAAAGAAGCTGAGGAATTGTTCCTACAAATTAACGACCCTGAAATTAGAAATCAACATACATTCTGCATGCTCCTGGCTAGATGCCATATTCAAGCTGGTCATCCGGAACAG GCATGGAATCTCTTTGTCTCTCGCGATACCAATTCAGAAGCATTCCTTTTGCTTCAACTAATCGCGAATGATTGCTACAAATGCGAGGAGTTTTGGGTGGCCGCAAAAGCATTTGATATGTTGGAAAAACTAGATCCAAGTCCTGAGCATTGGGAAGGAAAACGAGGTGCCTGTGCTGGAGCTCTTTTTGCAGTTGTTACTGACTTGGATAAAGGAAGACCTCCTAATGGAGTTGCAGATATTGTTTCAATATTGCGGGAATCAAACAATTCTCAAGCAGAAGTTATGCTCAAAGCAATTAGGAAATATGCCAGTAATTTGAAATAA